The sequence ATAAGCCTTTAGAACGAGGCAAGATATGATCATATTCGCAGTTAATCTCATCTATCTTTTGGCCTGAGTATGGACAGATCATATCTTTTGATTTTTGGCGTTTGCTTATTAAATTTAAGTCGCTAGCACTATTTTCAAAACTAAATTTATTCATCTCTACATTTATAGTTATATATGAAATATCTTTTAAAATTTCTGGCTTAATAGCGGTGCTAATTTCATATGCTAAACGATTTAGATACATCTCTATTTTGCCATTAATAAGTCTAGCCGAATTAGCTGGCAATCTAGTACAAATGGCATTTTGTGAGCCAGAACGAATTAAATTTTCTAAAGTATGGCATTTGCAAGTTTTTAAAAATCCACGATTTTTTTCATCATAGATTATATCTCCTAACTGGCCAAGATAGTTGATATTTGTATTAAATTATTTTTATCAAATGGATGCTTAAACTCAAATACGCTATTGTGGTTATTGATATTTTGAGCTACTTTTGGATATAACTCTAGGATTGTTTGAATATCTTTATCGTTAATTTCATCATTATTTAGATTATGATAGAAGCTATTTTGGTAACTCTTTTTTAATTCATTTAAATCTCTAAAAAACCCTTTATAGCTCCTATTGCCTTTTATCTTATTTTTTAGCATAAACTCTTCTAGGTTAATTACGTCATCTTTAGTGATATTTTTTCCAAAAAGAGCTGAAATAAGTTCATTTTTATTTCTATTTTTATGTGGCGTATTTTTGCCACATGGAATTAATAAATCATTAGTTATTATTCCTTTTTTTGCGTTATCTACTTCGTTATAGTATCTCCTAGCAAACTCCTTAAATTCCCTAATTTCATCACTATTTAACCTAAAAGTATCAGCAAATATTTTGCTATTATTATCAAGAGCTCTTGGATATAAGGCTACATCTATTAGACTCTCTTTTGAGATATCTAATACTCTTTGTAAATATTTAGCGATATTATTTTCATTTATATCATTAAGGCTGATTAACTGGCCATTTTCATCTCTTCTTATATGCGTAAAATCATCGCTATTTAAAATTTTATAAGTTAAATTTGCTAGACTAGGAGTAATTTTATCAATATTTAACATCAAAGTATTGCATTTTTGTGGATTTTTATTTTTACGATTTTCGTATGGCGGGATAGTAATTACTGGATCGATACTTTTTAAATACTCTAAAGCCGATTTTGTCTTTAAAGAATTTAGCATATTTAGTTTATTGTTATTTTGTATATCAGTTATATACTCCATATAATTGATATTTCTTATTATATTTTTCTTTAGCTTTGCATCATCAAAATTTATATTATCTAGATATTTATTATTAAAATACCTTCTTAAAATTCGAGTTTGAAAATTTGAAATATTTCCAACAAAATTATAAAATTCATCTAAATTATCAAATTTATCAGATTTTTGGATTATAAATTCACAATCTTTATAAATTAACTCTTTTATATCTTTTAAGTAGCTAATTCTATGCTTATTATTTTTATCAATTTCATTGCATATACTTTGAATTAGACTTTGTATATTTTTACTAGCTTTTATGGCTTTTTTATTTTCTTTATCTATATTAATTAAAATTTGACTTTGAGTATCTAGGATCTTTTTAATTTCATCATTTGAATGATCTACAACTATCTCATTTATAATTTGTTCAAATTCATCTTTATTTTTACTAAGCCCAAATATATATCTATCTAAACCATTTAAAAACTCAACCACATCATCATCTAAGCTTTCATTAAATTCGATATTATGATAGTTAAAACCACGATTTTTAAAAAGCCCATAAATTGTCTCTATTTGACTTTGACTCAAACCATCTATAGGCAAAATCTCATTAAGTAATCTTAAAATAAATCTATCCCTATCATAACTACGCCTAGCATGGCGACGTGCTGTTCTATCGCTTTTGGAAAATGTTAAATTTTTATCAAAATATATATTAAACGCATTTTTATAAATTATAGAATTTTCATTTGTAATAGCGATAAACACGCCATTATTTGCAGCACCCATATCTACATTTATAGACAATTCATACATAAACAACTCCAACTATATAAATGATTTTGATTTTAATGAAATTTGGCTTACAATGGTTTAAAATATAAAATAAGTTTAGAAAATTAAGAAAAAATTGATAACTAAATATCTGTAATACTAACTAGCTTATCTATAGTGCGATATTAAATTTATTAAGACTCAAAATTGCTACTAGCTTTTGATTTGCTAGTAGCTACAATAATTAAAGCGATTAAATTTTAATAAAATAATCTCTTTAATTATATCCAAAATACGCCTGGTTTAAAACCTAATTTCCTTTAACGCTTAACTCTTTTAAGAACTCTTCTATATTATACTTAGCTCTATAAGTTTCACTCATTAAATGTATCATTATATCGCCAAGATCTATTACAGTCCAATCATCGCTACTTTCTACACCTAAAAAATTCTCACCGGCTGGTTTTAACTCAGTTTTTAAATCATCTAACAAAGCAGCCCCATGCCGTGCAGCCAAAGTAGTAGCTACAACTACAAATTTACTTAAATAATCCCTACCTTGCATATCTATAACTTCGATATTTTCAGCCTTTTTTTCATCTAAAAGCTTAACAATTCTATCTATTCTATTTTGCATTTTTATCCTTATAAAATTTCTCAACACTATCTAAAATAGCAGTTGGAATATGCTTAAAATTTAACTCAGATTTAATCTTTGAAGATGAGATTTTAACATTTATATCTAGTTTTTGCAAATTTTCATCTATTTTAATACCATCTCTACACGCTACAACAAAGCTTACTAATGCTTTTAACTCATCATATCTATGCCATTTATGCAAGCTATTCAGCTGATCAGCACCGATTATTAAATAAATTCTACTAGCATTAAATTTATTTTTAAAATAGCTCACACTCTCTATTGTAGCCACCGGTCGATTTTGTGAAATTTCATAATCACTTATTATAATTTTTTCATCCAGATTAGACCAAAGCTCATTACACCACTGAAGTCTCAAAAGCGGTGGCGCACCAAATTCGCTCTTAAAAGGGCTTAAAAATGTTGGAATAATAATAAGTTTATTAATATTTAAGCTCTTTAAAACCTCTTTTACGATCATATCATGACCCAAATGTGGCGGGTCAAAACTTCCACCAAAAATAGCTATATTCAATTTTTTTTAACCTTTTTTTTAGTAAAATAGCCAAATTATACCCAAAAAGGATGAAAATGGCACTTAAAATAGCAATTAATGGTTTTGGAAGAATCGGCAGATGTGCTGCTAGGATTATACTCAATAACCCAGCAGAGTATGAGTTATGCATTATAAACGATACTGCTGAGCGTAAAATGACTAGATACTTACTAAAATACGATACAGTTCATGGCGAATTTAATCAAGATGTAGAGGTTTTAAATGATGATTATATCGCCGTTAATGGCAAAAAAATCAGAGTATATAGCACAAGAGATATCAATGATTTAGACCTAAGAGGAATCGATGTAGTATTAGAATGTACCGGCAAATTCCTAACAAAAGAGCAATGCCAAACCTACATCGCCAAAGGTGCTAAAAAGGTTATAATGAGCGCACCAGCTAAAGATGATACTCCAACATTTGTTTTAGGTGTAAATTCAGATAAATACGAAGGGCAAACAATCATCTCCAACGCAAGCTGTACTACCAACTGCTTAGGTCCTGTAACTAGGGTTTTAGAAGATCTTTATGGTATAAAAAAAGGTCTTATGACTACCATCCACGCCTATACAAACGGCCAAAGCCTAGTAGATGTCAAATGTCGTGATTTTAGACGCTCTAGAGCAGCTGCTGCTAATATGATCCCTACTAGCACAGGTGCTGCCAAAGCTATGAAATTAGTAATGCCTAGCCTAGATGGCAAACTACACGGACAAAGCATTAGAGTTCCAGTCCCAAATGTATCAATAGTTGATCTTACAGCTGTACTTGAAAAAAGCGTAACAAAAGATGAGCTAAATAACGCATTTGTAGAAGCTAGCAAAGGTAGCTTAAAGGGCATTATGGCTGTGGATTTTGATGAGAGAGTTAGTAGCGATTTTATCACCTCAAACTACTCAAGCATAGTAGCTGCTGATCTAACTCAAGTAATTTGCGGTGATATGATTAAGGTAATGGCGTGGTATGATAATGAGTGGGGCTATAGCAATCGCTTAGTTGAAATGGCTAAATTTATAAGCGAGAAGTGATATGAGTGAGATTATTTCTATAAAAGATATTGAATTTAAAAGTGGTAGCAAGGTTCTTGTAAGGTGCGATTTTAACACACCAATGGATGAATTTAACAACATCACAGATGATAGAAGAATCCGCTCAGTTATCCCAACTATAAGATATATTTTAGATCAAGGTTGCTCTGTTATCTTAGCTAGCCACTTAGGTCGCCCAAAAAATGGCTACGAAGACAAATACTCACTTCTACCAGTAGCTAAAAGACTTGGTAGATTAATGGATAGAGAGATTAAATTTGCTCACGATGTAGTCGGCCACGATGCCAAAGAAAAGGTTCAAAAGCTACAATCTGGCGAGATTTTGTTATTAGAAAATTTACGCTTTGAAAAAGGCGAGACAAAAGATGATATAAACTTGGCTAAATCTCTTAGCGAATTTGCCAATTACTATATCAATGACGCTTTTGGCGTATGTCATAGAGCTCACTCTAGCGTCCATGCTATAACTCAATGCTACGATAGTGAACATAAGGCTGCTGGATTTTTGCTAATTAAAGAGATTGAATTTGGCCAAAATCTGATCCGCCACCCTAGTCGCCCATTTGTCGCAGTAACGGGCGGATCAAAAGTAAGTGGCAAACTTCAAGCCCTAACCAATCTCTTGCCACGCATTGATAAATTAATCATCGGTGGCGGTATGGCATTTACATTTTTAAAAGCTCTTGGTGAAAATATCGGAAATTCCCTTTTAGAAGAGGAGCTTGTAGAAGAAGCATCAAACATTCTTAAAAAAGGCCGTGAGCTAGGCGTGAAAATTTATCTGCCTGTTGATGTCGTAGCGGCTCAAAGTTTTAGCAATGATAGTGCGATCAAGTATGTTCCTGTTCAAGAGATCCCAAATGGCTGGATGGGGCTAGATATCGGCCCAGCTAGTGTGAAGCTTTTTAAAGAGGCGATTGCCGATGCTCAAACCATCTGGTGGAATGGCCCTATGGGGGTTTTTGAGATGGATAAATTCAGCAAAGGTAGCATAAAAATGAGCCACGCTATTGGCGAGAGCTTTGCTACTACTGTGGTCGGTGGTGGCGATACTGCTGATGTAGTTGAGAGAGCTGGGGATACTGATGAGATGACCTTTATCTCAACAGGTGGTGGTGCTAGCTTGGAGCTTATAGAGGGCAAGGAGCTGCCTGGAGTTAGAGTGCTTTTAAGAGAAGATGATATATGATTTACGCTGCGAATTTAAAATGCAATCACACCAAAAAAAGCTATGCAGATTATGCTAAAAAGCTTAGTAATGGACTTAGTCAAAATAGCAATAGCGTGATTGTATTTCCTCCATTTACTGCTTTGAGTGAAGATAAATTTAACTTCACTCAAGGGGCACAAAACTTCTATCCAGCACAAAATGGCTCATATACTGGTGAGATTGGTAGTCAAATGCTAGAAGAATTTGAGATTACTACTGTAATGATCGGCCATAGCGAAAGACGCGCTCTAGGTGAAGATGAGCCATTTTTAAAAGCCAAATTTGATTATGCTGTAAGCAAGGGCTGGGATATTATCTACTGTATTGGCGAAGATGATATAACTCATATGAATGGAAGCACCAAAGAATTTCTAAGCGATCAATTAGCAAATATTGATTTAAACTATGAAAATCTAGTAATCGCCTATGAGCCAATCTGGGCGATTGGCACTGGAAATAGTGCTAAAGTTGAATTTATAACTGAAATTTTGGATTTTATATCTAGCAAATGCTCAGCTCCACTTCTATATGGCGGTAGCGTAAATATAACAAATATAGATGAGATAAAAGCAATAAAATCATGCGATGGAGTTCTTGTCGGTACTGCTAGTTGGGATGCTGATAAATTTTTAGAAATTATCAAAAAGGGTTAATAATGATACTAGAAGGTAAAAAAGGTTTAATAGTCGGTGTAGCAAATAAAATGAGCATAGCCTATGGAATTGCTCAAGCTTGTAAAGCTCAAGGCGCCCAGCTTGCTTTTACATTTTTAAATGATGCAATTAAAAAAAGAGTAGAACCAATCGCAGCTGAACTTGATAGTTCACTAATTTATGAACTAGATGTAAATAATCAAGAACATCTTGATACTCTAGCAGATAAAATTGCTAAAGATTTTGGCGAGATTGACTTTGTAGTTCATGCTGTAGCTTTTGCTCCTAAAGAAGCTCTTGAAGGTGAGTTTATCAACACTACAAAAGAGGCATTTGATATTGCTATGGGTACTAGCGTCTACTCTCTTATCTCTCTTACTCGTGCAGTGCTTCCGGTGCTAAAAAGTGGTGGTTCTATCTTGACTCTTAGCTACCTTGGCGGGGCTAAATTTGTCCCACATTATAATGTAATGGGCGTAGCTAAAGCAGCTCTTGAAAGTAGCGTAAGATATCTTGCCCATGACCTTGGAGCTAAAAATATTAGAGTAAATGCTATCTCAGCAGGGCCGATTAAAACCTTAGCAGCAAGTGGAATTGGCGATTTTAAGATGATTTTACACTGGAATGAGTGTAACGCTCCACTAAAAAGAAATGTCAGCATAGAAGATGTAGGTAAAAGCGGTATGTACCTACTAAGCGACCTTGCAAGTGGTGTAACTGGCGAAGTCCATTATGTAGATGCTGGGTATAATATCATGGGTATGGGTGATGTAGCAACCGATGCTTTTGGTAATACAGTCTTAGCCTGGGATGCAAAGTAGGCCAAATTTATCATTTCAGTTTAACTAATATACTTACTTTAAAATACTATTTCGTCATTGCATTTGTAATGACGAAAATCTCCGAATTTAAATTAAAAATCCAATTTAAAAACTTCAAAGATATACTAAAATACTTAAAAAATTTATATCTAAATTCAAATTTATAGAATATTTACTTAATTTTTATGCAAAATTTATGTAAAATAGTATATTATTTTACAGTAAAAAGATAAAGTTTATCCTAATTATTTTAGGAAGAGGAAGGATAGTTTTGAAAGTTTATTTAGACAACAACGCAACAACAATGATTGACCCTGAGGCTTTAGAGTTGATGCTTCCATTCCTTGGTGAGAAATTTGGCAATCCAAATTCACTTCACAGCTACGGAAGCCAAACACATCCAGCACTTCGCAAAGCACTAGATCAGCTCTATACTGGTATAAATGCAGCTGATAATGATGATATAGTAATAACTGGATGTGCCACTGAGAGCAATAACTGGGTATTAAAAGGTATATATTTTGATAAAATATTAAAAGGCGATAAAAAGCGTATAGTTACAACTACAGTAGAACATCCAGCTATAGGTGCTACCTGTGCATTTTTAGAATCTCTTGGTGTAGAGATTACTAAAGTAGATGTAAATAATCAAGGGGTTATCACTGCAGACGATCTACGCAATGTGATGAGTGATGATGTTGCACTTGTAAGTGTAATGTGGGCAAACAACGAAACTGGTATGATCTTTCCGATTAAAGAACTATCTAGCGTAGCACATGAATTTGGCGCACTTTTTCACACCGATGCAGTTCAAGCAATAGGCAAAATTCCCGTAGATGTACAAGATGCAAATGTTGATTTTTTAAGCTTTTCAGGACATAAATTCCATGCACCAAAAGGAGTAGGCGCTCTATATATCAAAAACTCAATGCCTCTTACTAGCCTTCTTCATGGTGGCGAACATATGGGCGGACGCAGAAGTGGCACATTAAATGTTGCTGGTATAGTAGCAATGGGTCAAGCATTAGAAAATGCAAATAAATTCCTAGCCTTTGAACAAAGCCATGTAGGAAGATTAAGAAATAAGCTAGAAGATGCACTATTATCACTACCAGATATTACAGTAGTAGGTGATAGAGCCAATCGTGTGCCAAATACAATCCTAGCAAGTATTAAAGGCGTAGAGGGTGAAGCAATGCTATGGGATCTAAACCAAGCTGGTATAGCAGCAAGTACTGGCTCAGCCTGTGCAAGTGAGGATTTAGAAAGTAATCCTATAATGGAAGCCATCGGTGCTGATAGCGAACTAGCACATACAGCACTTAGACTATCGCTCTCTCGCTTTAATACTGAAGAAGAGATAGATTATACAATAGAAAAAATTAAACATGCCGTACATAGACTAAGAAGCATATCAAGTAGCTACGCATACGCCCCAAAATGGCATAAATCAGGACTATAAAGGAAATAATAATATGGCAAAAGGTAATTTAATAAGCGGAAATATATGGGAAGAGTACTCTCAAAAAGTTCAAAATGCAATGAACGCACCAAAAAATATGGGTGAAATTACAGAAGAAGATGCTAAAGCTCTAGGCTGTAAGCTAATAATTGCAGATCATGGTGCTGAGAGCTGTGGTGATGCAGTTAGACTATATTGGGCTGTTGATGAAGCTACTGATATTATTAAAGATGCTAAATTTAAAAGCTTTGGTTGTGGTACAGCAATTGCAAGTAGCGATTATATGGCAGAACTATGCAAAGGCAAAACCGTAGATCAAGCAGTTAAAATCACAAATATAGATGTAGAAAAAGCTATGCGTGATGATCCAGATATTCCAGCAGTTCCACCACAAAAGATGCACTGCTCAGTAATGGCATATGATGTTATCAAAGCTGCGGCTGCTAGCTATAAAGGCGTTGATCCAGATCACTTTGAAGATGAGATTATAGTATGTGAGTGTGCTAGAGTTAGCCTTGGTACAGTAAAAGAGGTGATAAGATTAAATGATCTTACAACAGTAGAAGAAATTACTCAATACACAAAAGCTGGAGCATTTTGTAAATCTTGCATTAAGCCTGGCGGACATGAAAAAAGAGAGTACTACCTAGTAGATATTTTAGCCGAAGTAAGATCTGAAATGGAAGCTGAAAGAATGAAAGCTATAGCTGATGCTAAAATAAGCGGAAGTGGCGTAGATAGCGATCTAAGCTTTGAGGAGCTAACAGTAGTAAAACAACTAAAAGCAGTAGAGGCTATTATAGATGAGCATGTAAGACCAATGCTAGAGATGGATGGTGGAAATATGGAAATATTAGATATCAAATCTGAAGAAAGCAGAATCGATATATATATTAGATATCTAGGTGCGTGTAGTGGGTGTGCTAGTGGTGCTACTGGAACACTGTATGCGATTGAAAATATCTTGCAAGAGAGTCTAAGTCCAAATATTAGAGTAATCCCTGTATGATAAATGCTAAATTTAAAGCTGGCAAATACTATATTGGTGATTTAGCTAAAATTTTAGATTATGCAAATTTGACGAACCTTAAGTATGGCTTTGGGTTTTTAGATGAGTTTACTTATGTAAATTTTGAGTTAGAGTGTGATGAGATAGCTGATAGTGATGGATTTATATATAGCGTCGATAGTGCAAATTTTGGTATAATCGACGCTAAAATAATTGACGATGAGTTGCTAAGTAGTAGGATTTTAACTCTAAGACATGGATTTATAGCTAATAAATTTAGCAGCCACCCACTTGCTAGGATTGTCGACTTTAAAGATGAATTTAAAGTTAGCATTTGTGATAATGAGATAAAATTTGGTAATATTATACTAAATTTATAAAAATTTATTGGTAAGTTTTGCTTTTTTAAAATCAATTTTCAGCTAAAATTATTATAAAATTTAATATAATAGAGAAATTTATATTTTTTCATAGAGAGTTTTGAAATGGTACCTAGCTGGGACGATAAATATAGCATTGGCAATTCAGATATAGACTTACAACATCAAAAGCTATTTGATCTAGCCAAAAAATCCTTTATTTACGCTAATAAAAATGTATCTCGTGAAGAGATTCGCGGTATCGTGGCTGAATTTTTTGAATATATGAAAGAACACTTCAAAGACGAACAGGAATATATGGAGCTAATTGGATATCCGTACTTGCACGAACACACTATGATTCATAAAGACATAATCGCTAGTATGGCGGGTCTAATCAAAACTGCTAAAAATGTAAATGATTTAAAAGAAAATCTTTTATTAATTGCTGAAAAGTGGCTAGTAGAGCATATTTTAAAAGAGGATGCCAAAATAGAAAAATGGCGTCAAGCAAACCTAGAACACGCAGAAAATGAGCTAATCGAAGAACAACCAAAACAATATAAATATACCTGCGGTTGTCCTAATAAAATCCATCTTGTTCCACCTTATATTCATGAGAAAATTGTCGAGGGCAAGAAATTCTCTTGTATGACTTGCAAGGTAGTTATTAAAATCAAGCTTTCATAAGATAGCATAGTTAAATTATTTATTACCTTATGCTATATCTTTATAAATTAAATTTTATCAGCATTTTATTATTGCTTAAGTTTTAACCATATTTTTATACATTTATCAGTTGCCAATAATCTCTTACAGCTAACACTTAATACAAGAGATTATTTTGCTACTGTTAAATATCTATACTTTTATTTTCTGCTTAGCATAGTTGCGTTGCATACTACTTACTTTATCTTAAATAACTTACAAAAACATCGCAAATACTACTCCGCAAATTAATAGCGGAATGTTAAAAAATACAAATGTCGGCACACAAGTATCATATATATGATTATGCTGACCATCGGCATTTAGTCCAGATGTTGGTCCAAGAGTACTATCACTAGCAGGACTCCCAGCATCTCCTAGTGCTGCAGCAATACCTATAAGCAATATAGTAGCAGCATGACTAAATTCTAGCGAGATACAAAGTGGAACATAAAACGCCGCAATAATAGGAATCGTCCCAAAGCTCGTTCCAATTCCCATAGTAACAAGCAACCCAATAGCTAGCATAATAATCGTTCCGCCAAGCTTACCGCCACTAATTGCAGTAGCAAATTCAACCAGCTCACCAATCCCACCAGTCTCTCTAATCACCGAAGCAAACCCAGCTGCAACAAGCATAATAAACGCAATAAATGCCATCATATTTAGGCCATTTTCCATTACTTTGTCAATCTTTTTATATTCGATCCCACCAAAAGCTACCATAAAAATAAGCCCCATCAATCCACCAAGCGGCAAAGAATCGCTCCATAATTGAACACCAAAGGCAATCGCAACACCAATAAGTAAAACCCACTCTTTCTTGCTCATTTTAATATCAAGATTACTATCGTAAAGCTCTTTAGCTTCCATAGAGCTTTGCTTATAACTGCGTGGCGTGCGATAGTAGATAATCGCCAAAAATAGCCCAATAAGCATCGCTACTCCACCAAGCCACATAACAGAGCTAATATCAGATAGATTGGTCTCTAGTCCATTTTGGCTTATCTCCTTGGCTAAGATATTATGAAAAATTAGCCCAAATCCAACCGAAGCACTTACATATGGAGCCTTCAGCCCAAAAGTCAAAGCACACGCTACGGCTCGCCTATCAATTTGCATTTTATTCATAAGCGCCAAAAGTGGCGGAATAAGAATAGGAATAAATGCAATGTTCACCGGAATTAAATTTTGCGAAAAACATGCTACAAATGCAATTGTAAGCACAAACCAAAATGTTTTTTTGCTAATTAATTGGCTTACATAGTGAATTAAAATTGCAGTTAGATTACTCATCGCAATAGCTGCTGCTAATGCACCAAGCAAAATATAAGTAAGCGCAGTTTCTAGATTTCCTTGCATGCCTTTGATTAAAATGTTAATTGTAGTAATAATATCAATATTTGCGCTTACTCCAGCTATCAATGCAGAGATAAGAATAGCTAATAAGATATTAAATCTTAAAAGACACAGCGTACACATTACAATCACGCCAATAACTGCAGGATTTAAAAGAAGCATTGTCTACCTTTTATTATGATTAAATTTGGAATTATATATATTTTTGGCTTAAATTGCTAAGCGGTATTAGCTTAAATTTTATTAAAATTCAGTTTAAGTTAAAATACAATTAGATAAAATCTAACATTTTGTTATTTTTGAAAAAAGAGAGTCGATGAGCGAGATTATTGGATATAATGTAGATGGAGAGATAGTAGATACTCAAAGCTACACCGGAGGCGGTAGTGAGATTAAATTTGACAACTCTAAAGAGGCGCTAGAGATTATACGCCACTCATGTGCGCACTTAATGGCTGCAGCGATTAAGGAGCTTTATCCTGATGTTAAATTTTTCGTTGGACCTGCTATTGAGGATGGATTTTACTACGATATGCGTGTAAGCAAAAGCGATGGTAGCAAACTAGGCGAAGATGATTTAGCTATAATTGAGAAAAAAATGAAAGAGTTAGCCTTAGCTAAAACTCCAATTGTAAAAATAAACTCAACTAAATCAGAAGTAGCTGCAAAATACGCCGATGATGACCTAAAACAAGAGGTATTAAAAAGAATTCCAGATGGTGCTGTAAGCCTGTATTCTCAGGGTGGTTTTGAAGATATTTGTCGTGGGCCACATATTCCAAATACCATTTTTGCTAGATTTTTTAAACTTACTAGAATAGCTGGGGCATATCTTGGCGGTGATGAAAATCGTGAGATGCTAACTAGAATTTATGGTACAGCTTACGCTGATAAAGAAAGTCTAAATGAGCATATTAGAATTATCGAAGAGGCTAAAAAACGTGACCATCGTAAACTTGGCACAGAGATGAAATTCTTTACCTTTGATGAGAGCGTTGGTGTTGGACTCCCTATTTGGCTACCAAATGGATCAAGGCTTAGAAGCCGCTTAGAGCATAAACTATATCGCACTCATAGACTTCGTGGATATGAG is a genomic window of Campylobacter devanensis containing:
- the rsfS gene encoding ribosome silencing factor, with the translated sequence MQNRIDRIVKLLDEKKAENIEVIDMQGRDYLSKFVVVATTLAARHGAALLDDLKTELKPAGENFLGVESSDDWTVIDLGDIMIHLMSETYRAKYNIEEFLKELSVKGN
- the nadD gene encoding nicotinate (nicotinamide) nucleotide adenylyltransferase → MNIAIFGGSFDPPHLGHDMIVKEVLKSLNINKLIIIPTFLSPFKSEFGAPPLLRLQWCNELWSNLDEKIIISDYEISQNRPVATIESVSYFKNKFNASRIYLIIGADQLNSLHKWHRYDELKALVSFVVACRDGIKIDENLQKLDINVKISSSKIKSELNFKHIPTAILDSVEKFYKDKNAK
- the gap gene encoding type I glyceraldehyde-3-phosphate dehydrogenase, which produces MALKIAINGFGRIGRCAARIILNNPAEYELCIINDTAERKMTRYLLKYDTVHGEFNQDVEVLNDDYIAVNGKKIRVYSTRDINDLDLRGIDVVLECTGKFLTKEQCQTYIAKGAKKVIMSAPAKDDTPTFVLGVNSDKYEGQTIISNASCTTNCLGPVTRVLEDLYGIKKGLMTTIHAYTNGQSLVDVKCRDFRRSRAAAANMIPTSTGAAKAMKLVMPSLDGKLHGQSIRVPVPNVSIVDLTAVLEKSVTKDELNNAFVEASKGSLKGIMAVDFDERVSSDFITSNYSSIVAADLTQVICGDMIKVMAWYDNEWGYSNRLVEMAKFISEK
- a CDS encoding phosphoglycerate kinase, with the translated sequence MSEIISIKDIEFKSGSKVLVRCDFNTPMDEFNNITDDRRIRSVIPTIRYILDQGCSVILASHLGRPKNGYEDKYSLLPVAKRLGRLMDREIKFAHDVVGHDAKEKVQKLQSGEILLLENLRFEKGETKDDINLAKSLSEFANYYINDAFGVCHRAHSSVHAITQCYDSEHKAAGFLLIKEIEFGQNLIRHPSRPFVAVTGGSKVSGKLQALTNLLPRIDKLIIGGGMAFTFLKALGENIGNSLLEEELVEEASNILKKGRELGVKIYLPVDVVAAQSFSNDSAIKYVPVQEIPNGWMGLDIGPASVKLFKEAIADAQTIWWNGPMGVFEMDKFSKGSIKMSHAIGESFATTVVGGGDTADVVERAGDTDEMTFISTGGGASLELIEGKELPGVRVLLREDDI
- a CDS encoding triose-phosphate isomerase, whose protein sequence is MIYAANLKCNHTKKSYADYAKKLSNGLSQNSNSVIVFPPFTALSEDKFNFTQGAQNFYPAQNGSYTGEIGSQMLEEFEITTVMIGHSERRALGEDEPFLKAKFDYAVSKGWDIIYCIGEDDITHMNGSTKEFLSDQLANIDLNYENLVIAYEPIWAIGTGNSAKVEFITEILDFISSKCSAPLLYGGSVNITNIDEIKAIKSCDGVLVGTASWDADKFLEIIKKG
- the fabI gene encoding enoyl-ACP reductase FabI, coding for MILEGKKGLIVGVANKMSIAYGIAQACKAQGAQLAFTFLNDAIKKRVEPIAAELDSSLIYELDVNNQEHLDTLADKIAKDFGEIDFVVHAVAFAPKEALEGEFINTTKEAFDIAMGTSVYSLISLTRAVLPVLKSGGSILTLSYLGGAKFVPHYNVMGVAKAALESSVRYLAHDLGAKNIRVNAISAGPIKTLAASGIGDFKMILHWNECNAPLKRNVSIEDVGKSGMYLLSDLASGVTGEVHYVDAGYNIMGMGDVATDAFGNTVLAWDAK
- a CDS encoding NifS family cysteine desulfurase — its product is MKVYLDNNATTMIDPEALELMLPFLGEKFGNPNSLHSYGSQTHPALRKALDQLYTGINAADNDDIVITGCATESNNWVLKGIYFDKILKGDKKRIVTTTVEHPAIGATCAFLESLGVEITKVDVNNQGVITADDLRNVMSDDVALVSVMWANNETGMIFPIKELSSVAHEFGALFHTDAVQAIGKIPVDVQDANVDFLSFSGHKFHAPKGVGALYIKNSMPLTSLLHGGEHMGGRRSGTLNVAGIVAMGQALENANKFLAFEQSHVGRLRNKLEDALLSLPDITVVGDRANRVPNTILASIKGVEGEAMLWDLNQAGIAASTGSACASEDLESNPIMEAIGADSELAHTALRLSLSRFNTEEEIDYTIEKIKHAVHRLRSISSSYAYAPKWHKSGL
- a CDS encoding iron-sulfur cluster assembly scaffold protein, whose amino-acid sequence is MAKGNLISGNIWEEYSQKVQNAMNAPKNMGEITEEDAKALGCKLIIADHGAESCGDAVRLYWAVDEATDIIKDAKFKSFGCGTAIASSDYMAELCKGKTVDQAVKITNIDVEKAMRDDPDIPAVPPQKMHCSVMAYDVIKAAAASYKGVDPDHFEDEIIVCECARVSLGTVKEVIRLNDLTTVEEITQYTKAGAFCKSCIKPGGHEKREYYLVDILAEVRSEMEAERMKAIADAKISGSGVDSDLSFEELTVVKQLKAVEAIIDEHVRPMLEMDGGNMEILDIKSEESRIDIYIRYLGACSGCASGATGTLYAIENILQESLSPNIRVIPV
- a CDS encoding hemerythrin family protein; its protein translation is MVPSWDDKYSIGNSDIDLQHQKLFDLAKKSFIYANKNVSREEIRGIVAEFFEYMKEHFKDEQEYMELIGYPYLHEHTMIHKDIIASMAGLIKTAKNVNDLKENLLLIAEKWLVEHILKEDAKIEKWRQANLEHAENELIEEQPKQYKYTCGCPNKIHLVPPYIHEKIVEGKKFSCMTCKVVIKIKLS